The genomic region GGGCTGCAGGAGGCGTGGCTCTCGCTCGCCGCCGGCGCCGTGGACAATGCCATCTATCCGACGCTCCTGGTCGGCTACCTGGGGGCGCTCTTCCCCGGGCTCGGGCTCGTCCCCGAGCGCGGGCTCGGCCTCGGGCTCTCGCTCGGGGTGGTGGTCCTCTGCGCCGGCTGGAACCTGGCGGGCATCCGCGCGGTGGGGCTCGGCGCCGCCGCGGCGGCGGCGCTGATGCTCTCGCCCTTCCTGGCGCTCGCCGTCCTCGCCGCGCTGGCGGTGCTCCGGGGCGGCGCCGCGCCGGTCGCGGCGGCCCTGGCCGCGCCCCCGCCGGCGGCCGGCCCCGCCTTCTCCGCCGGCCTGCTGCAGGCGATGTGGAACTACATGGGCTGGGACAACGCCTCCACCTTCGCCGGGGAGGTCCGCGCGCCGCAGCGGACCTACCCGCGCGCCATGTGGCTCTCGCTCGCGGCGGTGGCGGCCGCCTACCTCGCCGCGGTGCTCGCCGGCGCCGCCTCGGGCCTCCCCGCCGCGGCCTGGCGCGACGGCGCCTGGGTGGAGGTGGCGCGCGCGCTCGGCGGCGGCGGGCTCGCGGTGGCCGTCGCCGCGGGCGGGGCGGTGAGCGCGGTCACCATGTTCGCGGCCCTGCTCCTCTCCTGGTCGCGCCTCGCCGAGGCGGTGGCCGCCGACGGCTGGCTCCCGGCGCCGCTCGCCCGGCGCAGCCCGCGCACGCACGTCCCCACCCGCGCCCTCTCGCTCGGCGCCGCGCTCTCGGCCCTCTGCCTCGGGCTCGGGCTCGAGCGGCTCATCGCC from Anaeromyxobacter paludicola harbors:
- a CDS encoding APC family permease, with the translated sequence MTDPAPTRRAAPSPPPPRELSLAGLAAATYFIVSGGPYGLEEVVRGHGYARTLLLLAVLPLVWSLPVALLVGELGAALPRTGGFYVWVRRGLGPFWGLQEAWLSLAAGAVDNAIYPTLLVGYLGALFPGLGLVPERGLGLGLSLGVVVLCAGWNLAGIRAVGLGAAAAAALMLSPFLALAVLAALAVLRGGAAPVAAALAAPPPAAGPAFSAGLLQAMWNYMGWDNASTFAGEVRAPQRTYPRAMWLSLAAVAAAYLAAVLAGAASGLPAAAWRDGAWVEVARALGGGGLAVAVAAGGAVSAVTMFAALLLSWSRLAEAVAADGWLPAPLARRSPRTHVPTRALSLGAALSALCLGLGLERLIALDVLLYGASLLLELAALVALRLREPALPRPFRVPGGLPGVLALAALPVGLLAYAASGLSAETRVLGLGPFALAAALAAVGPVWYLAGRRRSRRSRVADEGGADEGGATG